Proteins from one Impatiens glandulifera chromosome 2, dImpGla2.1, whole genome shotgun sequence genomic window:
- the LOC124927926 gene encoding deSI-like protein At4g17486 yields MGAEDTSNPNLKSVHDGDAGTSQEYPVILNVYDLTPMNHYAVWFGFGIFHSGLEVHGKEYGFGAHDFPISGVFEVEPRTCPGFIYRCSIPLGHINMPSSEFRDYIERVASEYHGDTYHLIYKNCNHFTDDMAMRLTAKGIPGWVNRLARLGSVCSCLLPESLQVTTVKQLHEYHACTEEDGLDSMSSLSNLSESDDGNHEKQLLSPTMGSSDVNFIKEVHS; encoded by the exons ATGGGTGCAGAGGATACCTCGAATCCCAATCTCAAATCCGTTCATGATGGTGACGCGGGTACCAGTCAGGAATACCCAGTCATATTGAATGTCTATGATTTAACTCCGATGAATCATTACGCCGTTTGGTTCGGCTTTGGAATCTTCCATTCGGGCTTAGAAG TTCATGGAAAGGAATATGGATTTGGAGCACATGATTTTCCAATCAGTGGGGTGTTCGAAGTGGAACCTAGGACATGCCCTGGCTTCATTTATAGGTGTTCCATCCCTCTTGGTCATATTAATATGCCTTCTTCAGAATTTCGAGATTACATTGAGAGAGTGGCTTCAGAGTATCATGGAGATACTTACCATCTTATCTACAAGAACTGCAATCATTTTACAGATGACATGGCAATGAGACTGACAGCAAAAGGGATCCCCGGATGGGTTAATCGACTTGCTAGGCTAG GTTCTGTCTGCAGTTGCTTACTTCCTGAAAGCCTTCAAGTAACAACTGTGAAGCAGCTGCATGAATATCATGCATGTACAG AGGAAGATGGATTGGATTCGATGTCAAGTTTAAGCAACCTGTCAGAAAGCGACGATGGAAATCACGAGAAACAGCTGCTCTCCCCCACAATGGGAAGCTCGGATGTGAATTTTATCAAGGAGGTCCACAGTTGA
- the LOC124927927 gene encoding early nodulin-93-like, producing the protein MEENHEAQSPLERSNLASLDQRLAMAKRCSHEGVLAGAKAAMVASVATAIPTMASVRMLPWARANLNPTAQALIISTVAGAAYFIVADKTVLASARRNSFKKN; encoded by the exons ATGGAGGAGAATCATGAGGCTCAGTCTCCACTTGAAAGAAGCAACTTGGCTTCTCTAGACCAGAGGCTAGCAATGGCAAAACGTTGCTCTCATG AGGGTGTTCTTGCTGGAGCTAAAGCAGCTATGGTCGCCTCTGTTGCTACTGCCATTCCAACT ATGGCCAGTGTTAGGATGCTGCCTTGGGCAAGGGCTAATCTTAATCCAACTGCTCAAGCTCTCATCATCTCCACAG TGGCTGGGGCTGCATATTTCATAGTAGCTGATAAGACGGTTCTGGCTTCAGCTAGGAGGAACTCCTTCAAGAAAAATTAG
- the LOC124924749 gene encoding uncharacterized protein LOC124924749 yields MASTLIPIGSPTIRSCATPSHRDPYPRRQISSPKWWSPIFNYSTDTYYIDSTINDSHKEDQAKSGSVTAPNPSKSRFTDEKARHLRLLTTSTSSFHDAMYHSAIASRLASDFPNRSNM; encoded by the coding sequence ATGGCCTCCACTCTCATTCCGATCGGATCGCCGACAATTCGATCTTGCGCTACTCCTTCCCACCGTGATCCCTATCCTCGCCGACAAATCTCTTCCCCTAAATGGTGGTCACCGATCTTCAACTATTCAACCGATACATATTACATCGATTCCACTATCAACGACTCTCACAAAGAAGATCAAGCAAAATCAGGATCCGTTACCGCGCCGAATCCGTCTAAGTCTCGATTTACGGATGAGAAGGCTCGTCATCTGCGGCTCTTAACGACCAGTACATCGTCGTTTCACGATGCTATGTATCACTCCGCCATCGCCTCCCGTCTCGCTTCTGACTTTCCGAATCGATCGAATATGTGA